A window from Branchiostoma floridae strain S238N-H82 chromosome 16, Bfl_VNyyK, whole genome shotgun sequence encodes these proteins:
- the LOC118403147 gene encoding angiopoietin-1 receptor-like → NCTIVAASRNVSCGKYNPIPIVKSRESPYSFNTTTVTNNSITVTWPTFAQQCHRQNFHHVKAFYYYKLDAAPHEPETNSPLVIFNETMTEGTFVGLTPGKEYQVQLKSTGDPHPVIEKHHFTYSFITTEIIATDPSPAEKVLISERSSTSVTLNLIPPYEGFVDLFQIQATSPKHSSPLVDVPFPDGNQPSVEAYLSNLQPETTYNLSATTVAKGKRGQAKVVTFTTETVPVDSKVVGSVTSVGVVVVIAAVFCTVRIVKRLKYRLDPAQLFKEVLEDIVGSEKMEPWLKNRKDLRLENLIGEGEFGHVRKGVLREKGQQDIIVAAKTLRVDRANEITYRDFAKEASLLIEVNDDGGHMNIVSLIGLVVDGERKKDPRYILVEYAEPGELLWYLVGIQNNRYQADFPPGLGQQLTEVAIDIARGMLELKHRKITHRDLACRNIVLSSPDGPAGRLVAKISDFVLARDVYVTTQYMRHPLTNVLLPIKWMALESLLEGVYSCKSDMWGFGVVLWEIATLGGTPYPEVCGYETLVTRLRRGFRLQKPNGCSDKLYELMNLCWLDDPDVRPTPDVIQNKLEELLHQDKAFFPET, encoded by the exons CAATTGCACAATCGTAGCAGCATCTCGAAATGTCAGCTGTGGAAAGTACAACCCCATACCAATTGTGAAAAGTAGAG AAAGTCCCTACTCATTTAACACCACAACAGTGACCAACAACTCTATCACGGTGACGTGGCCAACCTTTGCACAACAGTGTCACAGACAGAATTTTCACCACGTCAAAGCTTTCTACTATTACAAG CTGGACGCTGCACCACATGAGCCAGAAACCAACTCTCCACTGGTCATCTTTAACGAAACTATGACGGAGGGAACGTTTGTTGGACTTACTCCCGGAAAGGAATATCAA GTTCAACTGAAATCAACTGGGGACCCACATCCGGTTATCGAAAAACATCATTTTACTTATTCTTTCATAACAACCGAGATAATTGCTACAG ACCCTTCTCCTGCAGAAAAAGTCTTGATTTCCGAAAGGAGCTCAACATCCGTGACTTTGAACCTGATACCACCGTATGAAGGATTTGTAGACCTGTTCCAAATACAAGCAACCTCACCAAAGCATTCAAG CCCACTTGTGGACGTGCCTTTCCCTGATGGGAACCAACCAAGTGTCGAAGCGTATCTTTCCAACTTGCAGCCTGAAACAACTTACAATCTTTCAGCCACAACTGTCGCCAAAGGCAAAAGGGGCCAGGCTAAAGTGGTCACCTTTACGACAG AGACTGTTCCTGTTGATTCAAAGGTTGTGGGTTCGGTCACAAGTGTCGGTGTGGTCGTTGTCATTGCAGCTGTCTTCTGCACTGTGCGGATAGTAAAACGACTGAAATACAGGTTGGACCCGGCACAATTATTCAAGGAAGTTCTTGAG GACATCGTCGGATCTGAGAAGATGGAGCCATGGCTGAAGAACAGAAAGGATCTACGACTTGAGAACCTAATCGGCGAGGGAGAGTTTGGTCACGTGCGGAAGGGTGTATTGAGGGAAAAAGGACAGCAGGACATCATTGTAGCTGCCAAAACGCTCAG AGTGGACCGAGCCAATGAGATCACCTACCGAGACTTCGCGAAGGAAGCGAGTCTGCTGATAGAAGTCAACGATGATGGAGGTCACATGAACATCGTCAGTCTGATCGGACTAGTCGTTGATGGGGAGAGGAAGAAAG ATCCCCGGTACATCCTTGTAGAGTACGCCGAGCCAGGAGAGTTGCTCTGGTACTTGGTTGGCATCCAAAACAACCGATACCAGGCCGACTTCCCGCCGGGCTTAGGGCAACAGCTCACCGAGGTGGCTATCGACATCGCCCGGGGAATGCTTGAGCTCAAACACCGAAAG ATCACCCACCGTGACCTGGCGTGTAGGAACATCGTCCTGTCCTCTCCTGATGGTCCTGCCGGACGGCTGGTCGCCAAAATCTCCGACTTCGTACTGGCACGTGACGTGTACGTGACCACACAGTACATGAGGCATCCTTTG ACAAATGTACTGCTCCCGATCAAGTGGATGGCGTTAGAGTCTTTGCTGGAGGGTGTTTACAGCTGTAAGAGTGACATGTGGGGGTTTGGTGTCGTCTTGTGGGAGATAGCCACTTTGG gaggaaccccttatcCCGAGGTGTGTGGCTATGAGACCTTGGTGACGAGACTGCGTCGAGGGTTCCGCCTACAGAAACCGAATGGATGTTCAGATAAATT ATATGAACTCATGAACCTCTGCTGGTTGGATGACCCGGATGTAAGGCCCACGCCTGACGTCATTCAAAACAAGTTGGAAGAACTGCTTCACCAGGACAAG GCTTTCTTTCCGGAGACCTAA